One Ilumatobacter coccineus YM16-304 genomic window, TCGGCCCGGCGAACCCGCGTGCTACACGACTACGGCGCGCAGGTCGTACTCGGCCTCGACGCCGACGACGTCCGCTCGTTCTTCGGGACGTTCTTCGACCTCGACGTCGACGTGTGGGCCGACTACCTCCGCATCACCACCACCCCGAAACGCCTGGCCAGGGTGATGACCGCCATGTTCACGGCCGCCCCGTGGCGGCTGCGTCGACTGCTGGTCAGCCAGAACCCACTGCGGTTCGCTCGTCTGCTGCGGCCGGGCTGACCGCCTGCTCGGCGGCGAGTGCTCGACGCCGAGTGGCGAGCGAGCGCCGCACGGCGAGCACCCAGCCGACGGCGACGGCGAGCGAGAAGATGAACCACTGGATCGCGTACGAGAGGTGCGGGCCGCTGTCGAGTTCGGGACGGCTGATCGGTTCGGGATCGCCGACGGTGACGCTCGGTTCGCTGCTCACGAGCTGCACGTAGACCGGTGCCACGTCGCCCGGCAGTTGCTGGGCGAGGAACGGGATGTCGATACGTCGGACCTCGTCGACCGGGCCGTCGGCCGAATCGGTCAGACCCCCACGGTCGCGGACCTCCGACATCCGGATGAGGCCGGTGACGCTGACCTCGGTGGCCGGAGCGGCGGGGACTTCGAACCCGAGCGGAATGAACCCCCGGTTGACGATCACGGTCGTCCCGTCGTCGACCGCGAGCGCAGCGAGGACGTTCTCACCGGCGCGTCCGCCCTGCGACTGGTTGAACTCGACGATCTGATCGGGGAGGAACGAACCCGCCACCGTCACCGGCAGCCACTCGGCCTCGTCGGTGCTCACGCCGCCTCGCTCGATCTCGTCGAGGACGTCGGCCAACGGGAGCGGCGCCTGCTGCGATCGTTCGATCACCTGACGGTTGAATGTCTGACGTTCGTCGAGCCGATCGAGCTGCCAGAACCCGAGGTTGACCATGAGGATGATCGCCGCGGCCACCACCACGTGGAACAGGATCCACAACGGTCGGAACAGGAACCGGTACATCTCGACCATGACGGTACCGGGCACCGACGACTACCGTCCGGCGGATGGGCCCCGATGATGTGACCGCTGCCTGGATGTCCGAGATCCTCGACGCCGACGTGCGCACGGTGCACCACGATCGCATCGGTGACGGCCTCGTCGGGCTCAACCTGCGGGTCGCGCTCGACCTCGCCGACAGCGACAGTTCCCTGCCGACATCGGTCGTGATCAAGCTTCCGTCACTCGACGAGACGAGCCGAGCGACCGGCATCGGGCTGCGCAACTACGAGCGCGAGGTCAAGTTCTACGAGCACATCGCGAGCACGGTCGACATCCGGGTGCCGCACTGCTGGCACGGCGAGTGGGACGAGACGACCGGCGACTTCGCGCTGGTGCTCGAAGACATGGCGCCCGCCGAGCAGGGCAACCAGATCACCGGCTGCGACGTCGTGACCGCCCGCAACGCCGTCACCGAACTCGCCAAGCTGCACGGACCGCGTTGGAACGACCCGACGCTCGACGACCACGAGTTCCTCGGGCGGCGGAGCGGCCCCGACGACATCGCTCAGCTCGAAGGGCTGTGGCAGATCTTCTTCCCGGGGTTCCTCGCCACCTACGAGCAACACCTCAGCAGCGAGGCCACAGCACTCGTCACCGAGTTCGGCCAGTACATCGGGCCGTGGATGGACGCTC contains:
- a CDS encoding SURF1 family cytochrome oxidase biogenesis protein, with the protein product MPGTVMVEMYRFLFRPLWILFHVVVAAAIILMVNLGFWQLDRLDERQTFNRQVIERSQQAPLPLADVLDEIERGGVSTDEAEWLPVTVAGSFLPDQIVEFNQSQGGRAGENVLAALAVDDGTTVIVNRGFIPLGFEVPAAPATEVSVTGLIRMSEVRDRGGLTDSADGPVDEVRRIDIPFLAQQLPGDVAPVYVQLVSSEPSVTVGDPEPISRPELDSGPHLSYAIQWFIFSLAVAVGWVLAVRRSLATRRRALAAEQAVSPAAADERTAVGSG
- a CDS encoding phosphotransferase family protein — its product is MGPDDVTAAWMSEILDADVRTVHHDRIGDGLVGLNLRVALDLADSDSSLPTSVVIKLPSLDETSRATGIGLRNYEREVKFYEHIASTVDIRVPHCWHGEWDETTGDFALVLEDMAPAEQGNQITGCDVVTARNAVTELAKLHGPRWNDPTLDDHEFLGRRSGPDDIAQLEGLWQIFFPGFLATYEQHLSSEATALVTEFGQYIGPWMDARSGPVTVTHGDYRLDNLLFESAAGGPPVTAVDWQTPGHGTPIADLAYFCGAGLLPENRREAEAGLLDDYVASLGGYGVDVDRSWVWDEYRREAFAGVIMAVVASQVVGGSDRSESMFAAMATRHLQHALDLDALDLVRS